In Callospermophilus lateralis isolate mCalLat2 chromosome 18, mCalLat2.hap1, whole genome shotgun sequence, one DNA window encodes the following:
- the Ntn5 gene encoding netrin-5: MPVTFALFFLLSRATSDPCYDPGGRPRFCLPPVTQLAGGIAASCPQSCALSPGTSPGPGATCNGSLTLDLDGPFLLTSVSLRFCTPGPPALVLSAAWAAGGPWRPLWRRPAWPGALGGPERVIFRSPPGPKARVVASHLRVEFGGRAGLATAGVRGRCQCHGHAARCAARARPPRCRCRHHTTGPGCESCRPSHRDWPWRPATPRHPHPCLPCSCNQHARRCRFNSELFRLSGGRSGGVCERCRHHTAGRHCHYCQPGFWRDPSQPITSRKACRACQCHPIGATGGTCNQTSGQCSCKLGVIGLTCSRCGPGYQQSRSPRMPCQRIPEATTIFATTPGASSSDPQCQNYCNISDTRVHMSLQRYCQQDYVLHAQVLALEMAGPAWRRLTVRVLAVYKQRARPVQRGGQDAWVPGADLACGCLRLQPGTDYLLLGSAAGNPDPGRLVLDRYGLALPWRPRWARPLRRLQQEERAGGCRGLEPASPNARP, encoded by the exons ATGCCCGTGACCTTTGCCCTCTTCTTCCTCCTAAGCCGGGCAACCTCGGACCCATGCTATGATCCAGGGGGACGCCCTCGCTTCTGCCTTCCACCAGTGACCCAGCTGGCAGGTGGCATAGCAGCCTCCTGCCCCCAGTCGTGTGCCCTTTCCCCAGGGACTAGTCCTGGCCCTGGGGCCACCTGCAATGGCAGTCTGACCCTGGACTTGGATGGCCCCTTCCTCCTGACGTCTGTCAGCCTGCGCTTCTGCACCCCAGGACCCCCAGCCCTAGTTCTGTCTGCGGCCTGGGCTGCAGGGGGTCCCTGGAGGCCTCTGTGGCGCAGACCTGCCTGGCCTGGGGCTTTGGGGGGTCCTGAGAGGGTCATCTTTCGCTCCCCACCAGGCCCTAAGGCCAGGGTGGTGGCCAGCCACCTCCGTGTGGAGTTTGGAGGCCGAGCAGGGCTGGCAACAGCTGGCGTGAGAGGCCGCTGCCAGTGCCATGGCCACGCGGCCCGCTGTGCTGCCCGTGCCCGGCCTCCGCGCTGCCGCTGCCGCCACCACACCACCGGCCCAGGGTGCGAGAGCTGCCGCCCATCCCACCGAGACTGGCCCTGGAGGCCTGCCACGCCCCGGCACCCCCACCCCTGCCTGC CCTGCTCCTGCAACCAGCACGCTCGACGCTGCCGGTTCAACTCTGAGCTGTTCAGGCTGTCTGGTGGCCGGAGTGGGGGTGTATGTGAACGGTGCCGCCACCACACAGCTGGGCGACACTGCCACTACTGCCAGCCAGGGTTCTGGAGGGATCCCAGCCAGCCTATCACCAGCCGAAAGGCCTGCAGGG CCTGCCAGTGCCACCCCATTGGGGCAACAGGAGGCACCTGCAACCAGACCAGTGGGCAGTGCTCCTGCAAGTTAGGGGTCATAGGCCTGACGTGCAGTCGCTGTGGTCCTGGCTACCAGCAGAGCCGTTCCCCTCGGATGCCCTGCCAGC GAATTCCAGAAGCAACAACCATCTTTGCTACTACACCTGGTGCTTCCAGCTCTG ACCCTCAGTGTCAAAACTACTGCAATATTTCGGATACCAGAGTACACATGAGCCTTCAGAGGTACTGCCAGCAGGACTATG TTCTGCACGCTCAGGTGCTGGCGTTGGAGATGGCCGGCCCTGCATGGCGACGGCTGACCGTGCGGGTGCTGGCCGTGTACAAGCAGCGGGCGCGGCCTGTGCAACGGGGCGGCCAGGACGCCTGGGTGCCCGGCGCCGACCTGGCCTGCGGCTGCCTGCGCCTACAGCCCGGCACTGACTACCTGCTGCTGGGCAGCGCAGCTGGAAACCCGGACCCAGGGCGCCTCGTCCTAGATCGATACGGCCTCGCACTGCCCTGGAGGCCGCGCTGGGCCCGGCCGCTGAGGCGGCTACAGCAGGAGGAGCGTGCGGGGGGCTGCCGCGGCCTGGAGCCTGCCTCACCCAACGCTAGGCCTTAA